The DNA window TGGAAGCCGTGCTCTCCTCACATACGAAATATATTCCCCCAGGCTATTCATTTCAGTTGTTCACTATATACATCACACATGACACAACAGCAAAACTTGATACTAAACCTATGTGTGGTAATTACTAATTCTGAAATAGTAATCTCCATTCCTTACATTTTAAATTGTGTGTGTTGCCATATATCATATATGCGCcctatataatttagaatttggTGTTCTTTTCATCATAAGTGCATGTTGTGTGTCACGTTTGTGTCAGATTCACAAGATAAAATGACTACAGCTCCAAATAACAGGAGTGTATAAATAAATGGACGGACCAATCAAGGTCCATTTCGATCTTAGAAAATGGTTTAACAAAGGGAAAATCACTCAATACCCAAATAGAAAACAAGTTCAAAGGAAAAACATTACTTACTATGTTCCTTTGAATAAAGTATGTTCGAGAATTCCTTCAACTCCTCCAAGAGCTTGAATAACATCAGTTCGGTAATTATTCAAACTCCACAACTTCCCATCGTGCCTCTGGTGTGTCCACCAGAAGggattttgttttaaaacttgaTACTGCTTGAAGTCTGTACGTACCCTCCATCCTTTATCATAAGCTAAAGTGAGTCTATCCTTCTGAAACAAAGTGTTAATACGTGGTATTCCTCTGTCCCAAGAGTCCTGCCAAAACAACCAAGAGTAAGAATGGCAAAAAAGTTAGACATATTGTCACTACAGTTAAGACATCAAGAACCCAATATTTCAAAGCACGCACTTCCAAATCCTCAAGAGTCAATAGCCTATTTTGTGCTTGTGCTTCCTGCCTTTTTAATGCGTATTCAGCCCAGACGCGCTGTGAATCTACGAACTCACTTTCCCAAGGCTGCATCATCCAAGAGAACATAAAAACATAAGAATTTGTTACATAGATCTATCTAATGTAAGAGCAAATATATAGTTATATAACAAAAAGGGTAATGGTTCACCTGTATATAGCGATAAAGGTTGGGAATCAACTGGTCTTCCTCGTGATTCATCCCACTTCGGAAGTGGGTCACACCAACATCTGTCTGCTGACTGTACCGTAGATCACTTTGTGGAATCAAAATGTGACCCATAGACAACATTCCAAGTCCTCCGATTTCTTTGGGGGTGTAGAAAATGACAGGTGGAAATCTGGTCAAAGAGAAAGAAACATAGATTTGAACATATGAACTCAAAGCTCCAAATGAACTAAATGATTCTATGATTGTTACCTGCTAGGCATCTTTGAATTGAGACCAATCTTAATACGAGTCTGAATTTTATTTTCACATTTGACAAGCAAATCTAACAACTCTTGAGTATGTACAGTTGCCTCCCGGAAGTAAGTCATGAGACCTAAAAAGAACCAAAGTCAGTAATAAAATTGGCTGAAAACATCTGCAAAGAGCTCTTACAATTCAACTTCCCTTACCTATTAAAGCTGTATTCCACTTATTGACAATTTTTGTGAATGTAGTAGAACCCGAAGACATAAGAATCTGCCTCACACGGTTCTCAAAAACTTTCACGTGTTCATCATCAACTCTTAAGAAAGCAACGGCAGTCCTTTCTTTTGTCTGTTCATTCTGGAGATTCCAGATACCATCTCTTGTGTTACTGAATGCTTCTTGAGTCATTCTAATTTTAGGAAGTATCCTCACTTCAAATCCACACCTGCAGGTTATTAAAAGATGTTACACCAAAGAGAGATCCATTCATCAGACACATGTTAAGGATGAACTAAATTCCAAAAAAACAAATAACTAACAAACTGGAGTCAGATGACAAATGATTAATAATGGCAACAACCAAGTACATAAACAAATAGAAATGAAGAGTTTCGTATGGGTACAATAACCAATATACTGATAGAAATTGACAGCCAGAAAACTACATTTTTCAATCATCATCATGACAAACATAACCTACATGTTAAAAATAAAAGgtgaaaggaaaaataaacaaaaaaatcaatACTTACATGCTAAAAAGCAAGTTCGGATTATCTTTGCTGTAAACAGAAACAAAGCTGTTTTCCCATTCCAGAGTTGTGATGCTTCGAGGAAGACGGTTTTTCATATCCCAAAAGACACTCCTCCCAAGATTGACTGAAATTACAGAAAGTGAATTGCCAAACATAATAAGAACGAAGGGTAAAAATAACAGCTCAaaaccaaaactaaataaaaggaAACGAAATACCATCATGTTTCATGAGCCTCATTCTTGCATCTCTTGGCCAACATTTCTTATTATTGTACCCCACCATGTTTTCATTGTTAGGATCAGGGTGCTCAGTGAGATATCGCTGAATGAGATCACGAGCCTCCTCATGTGTGAAGCAAAATAATATGTGAACTCGGTCAATGTACCGAGAATACAGCCTAATTGGATGCCTTGTCTCAACTTTGGTGTCCCAATAAGTAATGAACTCACTAGGCATCTGCGGTGGTCCAGCAATCTCACTTGCTCGAGTCAATCCAAGAAGCAAAAGATCCAATACCAGACCATAATATTGAACAACAAAGGATGCAAACTGTAGTCCACGTATAAGACCATATGAATTTGTGTGGCTCATATCCTTATATGACAAGACAACATTGTTTTTTGCAGTGACATAATCAGCAATGTTGTTGTCTAGAACCAAACGGAGAAGCCTGTaatattgtaaataaaattaGATTTGAAGATAGCAATAATTTCATTCAAAATATGGTTTACAAATATGCATACCTGTTTAACATTGTTAAATCAATCTTCTCGAAAAATTTCTCAAACTTGGTCTGCAGCATCACAACGCACTGACCATCACCAGTGTCCCAGATACCTTGCAAATTGTTTATACCTTGACACCATTTGTAAACCAAAAGAGGTGGCGGCTCAGAATCTGCTGGCTTGATCCAGTTGGGAAAGAGATGGCGTTTGTCACCTTCATACCACAGATATTGATCAAGATATGCATCTGTAATCTTCTCATGAGGCTCTATTTCGTACACAGGAATCAAGTAGCTATACAAGTCCATAAACTCTATTCTAACCTGCCAAAATAAAAAAGCAAAGCATATTAGTCATGTGCTAGGGATGAACATCCTTAAGAGTGGAAATCAAATACTCATTATATTCACATACTTCTTTGAAGGCACGCTGGGTGAGGAGGTGTCGCTTGATTCTCGATAATGCCTCGTGTGGATTGTTATAAGCTTGTTCAATCAGCCCCAACTCTTCTCTCTGAAGTTGATTTAATCTTACTGCAACACTGTAGGATTCCTTCAACCTCTCAAGCGCAAGGATAAGCAACTTTGTATCATGTTTGTATGATAGAGGTGGAAATGGAATAGGTGAGAACTTCCTAGATTCCAACCAATGGACTGTTGTTGTATAGATAGCAACAGCTTCTTCAGGAGTAACATATGGGCCATCTTTCAAATAATTATGTTGGCGCTCCTGCAAATAGGGATAAATCATCAGAAAGACGTAACGTCGTGAAAACAATAGTTTCTATTAGAACAATTCTTTAATAATTATGGAAATAGTTGATATTGAATCCCAAAAAACAGTGAACACACCTGCTCTGCCTTCAGCCAAAGACGTGTCAATCTTCCAAGATTCTTGCGACAAACAGTCTTATCAACAGTTGCACCTCTTCTTATACGCTCACGATTATAATGAGCAACATTTGTCCACCAATCTGCTTTTGATTTCACATATCGAAGGACCATGTTCTCAACGGGAACAGGCAGAGAAGAAACCTACACGTTGCCACTATAAGTAAATAAACAATAAAGCCTTGAATGAACCAAATTCAAAAGCAAACCGGTAAGCATTTTAAATCCATGCAATGACTGAATTTAATTTCAGAAACAAATTGGAAACAATCATCTCAATGCTAATTGAGCCTTAATAGGTACATAACCTATAACAGTAAGCAAAAAAATCTAGACATCTAAGTGCTCTATAAATCCAAACACACATGTGGTTATAGCTTTTACCAATTCATCTGCAATAAATCTAAATTAAACATAACGTACAAACTACAATCTAGTAGTTTACCTTCCAAGGAATATTTGCCTTCCAGCAACTCCAAGCTTCACTCAAGTGCCGCAATATGTTTTTTGCCATATTCTGCTTAATACCCTCTGTCATTCAGGGGACCAAAACACCATAACATGAGTAAAATCAGAGAGATAAATGCAGAAGCCACTTGGAGaatgaatgaaataaaaaaaattaatgtgtaGAATTTATTACCTGGCTTGGCATCAAGCACATCATGCATAACAGCTGCTCGGAGTTCTAAGTCAAAATGACTCTCAACACGTTGCTTAGTGACTGTCTTCGCCACTCCTTTGGAGTGTCGTCCCTCAAACTGCCGGGCCAGTAAATTTCCAAGCCACCGCTCAAGAAGGGGCACAATACCACGAAGAAAGAACAACCAAACCCTCCACATTGGTGCCCAAAACCCACAACCTGGTCCTTTCCCAACAGGACCAGTGTTAAAGCGGTAGTAAATCAAGTGCTTCAAGTCCTTGCACATTCTAATCTGCCTCATAAGCCTATATTTGTACCGATACATACCGGTCAATTGACCAACATGAGAGAAAGTATATTGGAGGCCATCCGCCAGTTGGAAAGCATCAACATTACCCAAACGGAATTGAACATTAGCATCCACCACAAGTTTCGTCAAACGAAAGATCTCACGGCAAAGATGAAAAGCATTACCAAATCGTGATTTCTTACGTTCTTTTGTAGTCAGGGTTTTGACAGGcttcaaattaaaattataatcgaGGTGAAGGTAGTTCAAATTTTTCCTGTGTATCAATAGATTTAACATGTTGTACCCCTGCCGACAAACTTGAAGACCTGCTTCAACCCAATCAAGTTCTGTAGTCTGGAAAAACTTTGTCGCTTGAAGTGATCTGAATAAGTTCTTCTTTTTTTGAGCCTTAGGAGGTCTATGATGCAGCTCATTCAAGACAAAACATTTGAGCAGCTTTTGATAACTAACCCGGACTTTAACTGGATATGATGGAGGACTGTCATACAATTAGAAAGAAAtggttaattttcatattttagtACAAGAGACAAAAAAACAATGTTGTGTGCATGAttaagaattaaaagaaaaaagctCAAGGGATGGAAGGTAAACTTACCAATGCTCCTTGTACCACTCTGACACAAGAGGAATGTCTTCTGCTCGCCTCATGTGCCCAGATCTCATGTTAAAAGGACGAGGAGCAAAAAGCAAGGAGATTCCAGCAGCTGTGGTGTCAGTATAAAGTTGTGTATCTTTAAGAAAAGGTTCCACACCATCTGGCAAGATccagtcatcatcatcatcctcgtCGTATATTTTCTTCTCGCGCCGCTCTTTGTTAGCACTGGTTATTGGGTGTATTAAGGGATCATAATAAAATGCGGGTAGGTCGGGATCTTCAGTTTTTACGTACATAACCATGGGAGTATGGTAAATACAAAGCCGTACTTTACGAGGCCTGTTGTTATAtagatggggaaaagcaattctatattcTGTCCGAAGTGGCGACCTTATAATGAGTTTGTTGATGTCATTAAACTCATTCCAGTCTTCATCTCCTTTCTCCATGTCACGGTAGAGGGGCTCAAATTTAGGCCCACCTAGAGAACAAAAGTAATAGAAAAATCAATACAGgactttgattttctttgttattgtattttttagacTATTAAATGAAACATGAATTTCTATGCCTTTTAATGATTACGATATACATTGCTATAACGATTTATTATAACCGATATCTAGCTTGATATGAACACAATAGGTAACACAGTAAATATTGCATGcttcaatatatttttatattaatagaTGTAGATatataaaagaaagaaatcaCAGTACCAGGTATGCACATGTTCAAAGCCTTCGCTGTAAAAAAGGACTCCATGTCAAACAAGTAGAAATAATTTCTGTCACTTAGATCAGACAGAAGCTGGCCAGCAAGACGATGCAAAGTTGCCATTATAGGAAGGGAAAGTTGCCATTTCCGGTAACTAGGACCATTAATAAGCTTTGTTTTCACAAGAGGCTTATGATCATAAAACCAAGTATATACTGCAGAATCTTCCTCTTCATCAAGCTCCAGCTGAATCGGCTCAAGAGGATCAACGTCTAAAAGATTATCCGTATAGTCAAGCGGAGGCTCCTCATCATCAAATGGGGGAAACCTCATCCTCTTAAAATGACGACGATCCCTTTTCTCTCTTCTCATCATTATCCACATTGTACCCCACTGCATAATAATTTATTCAGGTAAGAATCATCAAGGTAAATACGATGTATAATGATCAAACACAGCATAGAAGAATCCATATCTTTTATGAGTGAGCTACTACATGTTCCAGAAAGACAGATAGAGAGCAACAAACCTGAGCAAGATAAATGGGCTCAACGACCCACGGTATTTCATTGACAAATGTGATAGCACCGGAAAGATGGTACAAGACCTTCACATCTCGAACCTATATTCACAAAAGTAGATTATTAGATGGCATATTAGAAAAAGACCACTGCACAGTTGAACAGATGAAGAGATCAAGTGATtgacaaaaataaaaggaattggaAAATAAATATAACCTGCTCCCAAGGCATTGGCATATTTTCCAGAAGCTTATAAACTGCATGCGGTATAAACTTTAGTGCTCCCAGATAAACACGTTTGTCGTGCCGGAATTTCTTTGAGGACATGTCACCATGATCTCTGAAATACAGAACATCAAATAAACACAACTTGCAACAACAGTTACTAATTACTAAGAGTAAGGTCGCAAATATACTTATACTTAGTGATAGTGATTGATACAACACAATGAGAATCTCAGCAGCTTTCATTTAACAAAAAACAACAATCCTGTGCATATAGTAAACGATTAGGGTTTCACAAATAACAAATAAACAGAACGCGCAGAAATTTAACCGATGAAAGAAACAAGGCTTGCCTGACGATTTTCCTGACATGCTCAGGAGGCATATCCTCTTTCGGAGTTTCAACAAACCCGAACTTCCTCTTACCATTGTACCGCTTCGAGTTAAGCTGCTGCCATTTTTTAGCATTCTCTTCCAGCCGTGCTTCGGCATCAGCCTCGTTCTCCACCGGTGGAGGAGGAGGCGGTGGAACGGTACTTCCCGGTGGCGCAATCTGCGCGTTGTTCCACATCTTGAAGTGGTAACAGAACTTCAAGATTCGGAAATTGAATGAAGTGTTAATGATGAAGATTTTGGAAGGGTTTAAGAGCGTTCTTCTTCCtgctagggtttagggtttatgagTGAAAGAAGAGGACGTGATGAGACTTGTAGAACAAGAAAATAGAGCGTTGTGTGTAATCGCTTTTTTAGTTTTATAGCACGTGACAGTTTCGGGCACCGCCTTTCATGATTGGGTAATGCCCAATTCTTTCGCAAAAAAAATATCCATTACGAAAGTTGttacttttattatattttatctgTTTAAAATTTTGTATATTAGGAAAGtggttatttttttatattttgtcttTTTATATTGAAggacagtgttttaaaaatcggaccgaacCGGCCGGTCAAACAGGTTAGATCAGGAACTGGAGAGGTCACCGATCTTGTCTGATTGCTAGACTAGATATGCTATTGAACCGGCCAAAACCGGTCAAAATTGATGAACCGGTGGTTCAAATGCACACTCTTTTTTCCCCCACAAAACGAAgtcgttttcatgatttttttataaaaaatataattaaaatataattagactttattcaaatCTTATTTGGTACAACTTTCTCCGTGTTTGcaattagatttgattttaaatttatttaaatttatattttatattattttattgtgagtgatgattatatttataacttgaatgtaaaaaataaatatttgaaattatgatattttaaaattgtaaaattttgtaggtgttttgatattttttagagaATAAGTCATCCGTTTCGACTAGGGGTGGCAATAAAATCCATTAAGTGAATATCCATCCGATCCATCCTATAatttatccatccaatccattcattaaacaaaaaataaatttaatgaaTTGGTTCAATCCATCCATGAAACTATGTGAATGGATTCAATCCATCCAACTCATTTTATAAATCCAATGgattttagtttattattaattaaattaattttttactaaataaaaatttaaaattaaataatttctgAACATTTTTTTTTACGTCAATactatacataaaaaaaaatacttgtaTAATCAGAGAAGTTTATATATGGATGgattatatatatgtgtgtgtacgTTTAATTAATATGCAGAGAAGTTTGTTTTCtccttaaaaaaattaatgatgctCAGACATGACCTTGTTTATAATCAACTTAATATTAACGATAAAATTGTTTAATTGGTACACattgtatttatttaatttaatattcatgTAAAATAGTTTAATAAGTACgcattgaattttaattttttttgatacAATTAGTTAATAGAGAAGTTAATTGATTAGAATTAAATACAGAGatgaatatttataattaaaagaattttaaaaaagtttcataaaaaaattgtttttgtaaaattaatcgaaaattaaaaaaaaaaatatttaagttaattttaatGGATGGATGGACATCCATCCATTAAAAATACCTTAATGGACGGATTGGATGGATTATATCCCTTAGTGGATGGATTGAATTggatttttcaaaagaaagtttagtggattgttaatggattaatggatcgttttgattcatccattaacaatccaatctaaatccatccaatccatccgttttgccacccctagtttcgaccgatttaataaatatatagtattgcaatagagaccgttttattcaaccgagttatccgattTAATCCGGTCTAGTCACGCGGTTCGACCAATGATCCAGTGGTTCAACCAATGAACCAATGACCcaataccctcaccggtttgatgaccggtccggtttttaagaCACTGATCGAAGGAATTTTATATGGATAGAGAACAACATATTTATTAAGTAACCGATAAAATACGGTAGTATTATTAAATCAAAGAGaaaactaaaatatattttttttaggtgtgatttttttaatatttaaaatatgacAATTGTATATGTAAAAATATTATACACTTCTCATatcctttttaaaaaataataaaaatacatttaaaaaattatatttaattttttcttaaattaattaagttgatAGTTTTTCAACAATAATTGTGGGAACATGCATTTGATTCGactttatttttatctttgagaGGTGAAATTTTGATCATTAAACTGTTAGACCAAcacaatacaaaaaatataaaatataataatatattgtaTTATAACATTTAATctgttaatttaataaaaagtttAGTCATTTgcgcgatatatatatatatatatatatatatatatatatatatatatatatatatatatatatatatatatatatatatatatatatatatatatatatatatatatatatatatatatatatatatatatattagtttgtgAGGATGTATAGTGAGAACGAGGGTTTTTGAGGATTTAGGATAAATAAGATGAAAATTTGAGGTTGTTTACTGAGTTTGTGAGAATTTGAGAATGAGGGTTTTGAAGGAAGGAAAAAAAGCGAAAAAAATTGGATGATATGGAGATAAATGGGGTTGGTGAAGAGAAGTGAAAGATGAAATGAGGAAATATAATGGTtgagtttaataaaaataaagagatgCGATGATTAAGATAGAGGGTTGAGGTGATGAATTTTGTTGGGAGGAAAAAAAGTTGGGTGTTTTTTTGAATGGATGTATCGACTCATAAGGAGATAAggataataaaattcaaaattttcagcGAAGGAGTCGACCTATTGCTTCATGGGGTCGACTCATTTTGAGCAAAGACTTAGACGTTTGTGGAATGTTTCGAAAGAGTCAACTCATTGACTGTGGGAGGCGACTCCTACTATTACCAAAACgaaaaatgtattaaaaatttGTGAAGGAGTCGACTCATAGGACGAGGGAGTCGACTCCTACTgaaccaaaattaaaaaacacaaatatTAATGAAAATGAGTTGACTCATACTAGTTTGGAGTTGACATGAACTCTCCAGAAGTGAAATAGGAGAAAATTATGACAAAACAAGACCTTTTATTGACTTATGAAGTTTTGGATAAAGACATTCATTGTGGACATAGACAAATTTATGCAAAACAAATGTTGAATTCATGTAATAGAGATAATCAACAAGCACTAGCAACAAAGCATCAAAAATTAATTCAATTGTGAAGAATTTGTCTTATgtaatgcatatgatgatgaaaCT is part of the Vicia villosa cultivar HV-30 ecotype Madison, WI linkage group LG2, Vvil1.0, whole genome shotgun sequence genome and encodes:
- the LOC131654057 gene encoding pre-mRNA-processing-splicing factor 8A-like isoform X1, which codes for MWNNAQIAPPGSTVPPPPPPPVENEADAEARLEENAKKWQQLNSKRYNGKRKFGFVETPKEDMPPEHVRKIVRDHGDMSSKKFRHDKRVYLGALKFIPHAVYKLLENMPMPWEQVRDVKVLYHLSGAITFVNEIPWVVEPIYLAQWGTMWIMMRREKRDRRHFKRMRFPPFDDEEPPLDYTDNLLDVDPLEPIQLELDEEEDSAVYTWFYDHKPLVKTKLINGPSYRKWQLSLPIMATLHRLAGQLLSDLSDRNYFYLFDMESFFTAKALNMCIPGGPKFEPLYRDMEKGDEDWNEFNDINKLIIRSPLRTEYRIAFPHLYNNRPRKVRLCIYHTPMVMYVKTEDPDLPAFYYDPLIHPITSANKERREKKIYDEDDDDDWILPDGVEPFLKDTQLYTDTTAAGISLLFAPRPFNMRSGHMRRAEDIPLVSEWYKEHCPPSYPVKVRVSYQKLLKCFVLNELHHRPPKAQKKKNLFRSLQATKFFQTTELDWVEAGLQVCRQGYNMLNLLIHRKNLNYLHLDYNFNLKPVKTLTTKERKKSRFGNAFHLCREIFRLTKLVVDANVQFRLGNVDAFQLADGLQYTFSHVGQLTGMYRYKYRLMRQIRMCKDLKHLIYYRFNTGPVGKGPGCGFWAPMWRVWLFFLRGIVPLLERWLGNLLARQFEGRHSKGVAKTVTKQRVESHFDLELRAAVMHDVLDAKPEGIKQNMAKNILRHLSEAWSCWKANIPWKVSSLPVPVENMVLRYVKSKADWWTNVAHYNRERIRRGATVDKTVCRKNLGRLTRLWLKAEQERQHNYLKDGPYVTPEEAVAIYTTTVHWLESRKFSPIPFPPLSYKHDTKLLILALERLKESYSVAVRLNQLQREELGLIEQAYNNPHEALSRIKRHLLTQRAFKEVRIEFMDLYSYLIPVYEIEPHEKITDAYLDQYLWYEGDKRHLFPNWIKPADSEPPPLLVYKWCQGINNLQGIWDTGDGQCVVMLQTKFEKFFEKIDLTMLNRLLRLVLDNNIADYVTAKNNVVLSYKDMSHTNSYGLIRGLQFASFVVQYYGLVLDLLLLGLTRASEIAGPPQMPSEFITYWDTKVETRHPIRLYSRYIDRVHILFCFTHEEARDLIQRYLTEHPDPNNENMVGYNNKKCWPRDARMRLMKHDVNLGRSVFWDMKNRLPRSITTLEWENSFVSVYSKDNPNLLFSMCGFEVRILPKIRMTQEAFSNTRDGIWNLQNEQTKERTAVAFLRVDDEHVKVFENRVRQILMSSGSTTFTKIVNKWNTALIGLMTYFREATVHTQELLDLLVKCENKIQTRIKIGLNSKMPSRFPPVIFYTPKEIGGLGMLSMGHILIPQSDLRYSQQTDVGVTHFRSGMNHEEDQLIPNLYRYIQPWESEFVDSQRVWAEYALKRQEAQAQNRLLTLEDLEDSWDRGIPRINTLFQKDRLTLAYDKGWRVRTDFKQYQVLKQNPFWWTHQRHDGKLWSLNNYRTDVIQALGGVEGILEHTLFKGTYFPTWEGLFWEKASGFEESMKFKKLTNAQRSGLNQIPNRRFTLWWSPTINRANVYVGFQVQLDLTGIFMHGKIPTLKISLIQIFRAHLWQKIHESVVMDLCQVLDQELDVLDIETVQKETIHPRKSYKMNSSCADILLFAAHGWPMSKPSLVVESKDVYDQKGNNKYWIDVQLRWGDYDSHDIERFTRAKFMDYTTDNMSIYPSPTGVMIGLDLAYNLHSAFGNWFPGSKPLLQQAMNKIMKSNPALYVLRERIRKGLQLYSSEPTEPYLSSQNYGEIFSNQIIWFVDDTNVYRATMHKTSEGNHTMKPINGAIFFFNPRTGQLFLKVIHTSVWAGQKRLGQLAKWKTAEEVAALVRSLPVEEQPKQIIVTCKGMLDPLEVHLLDFPNIVIKGSELQLPFQACLKIEKFGDLILKATEPQMVLFNIYDDWLKSISSYTAFSRLILILRALHVNNEKAKMLLKPDKTIVTEPHHIWPSLSDDQWMKVEVALRDLILSDYAKKNNVNTSALTQSEIRDIILGAEITPPSQQRQHIAEIEKQAHEANQVTAVTTKTTNVHGEELIVATTSPYEQAAFGSKTDWRVRAISATNLYLRVNLIYVNSEDIKETGYTYIMPKNILKKFICIADLRTQISGYLYGVSPPDNPQVKEIRCIVMPPQWGTHQQVHLPSALPEHDFLNDLEPLGWMHTQPNELPQLSPQDVTSHAKVLENNKQWDGEKCIVLTCSFTPGSCSLTAYKLTPSGYEWGRINKDTGSNPHGYLPTHYEKVEMLLSDRFVGFYMIPDNGPWNYNFMGVRHTSGMKYGVKLGTPREYYHEDHRPTHFLEFCNMEEGETIAEGDREDTFS
- the LOC131654057 gene encoding pre-mRNA-processing-splicing factor 8A-like isoform X2; the protein is MSSKKFRHDKRVYLGALKFIPHAVYKLLENMPMPWEQVRDVKVLYHLSGAITFVNEIPWVVEPIYLAQWGTMWIMMRREKRDRRHFKRMRFPPFDDEEPPLDYTDNLLDVDPLEPIQLELDEEEDSAVYTWFYDHKPLVKTKLINGPSYRKWQLSLPIMATLHRLAGQLLSDLSDRNYFYLFDMESFFTAKALNMCIPGGPKFEPLYRDMEKGDEDWNEFNDINKLIIRSPLRTEYRIAFPHLYNNRPRKVRLCIYHTPMVMYVKTEDPDLPAFYYDPLIHPITSANKERREKKIYDEDDDDDWILPDGVEPFLKDTQLYTDTTAAGISLLFAPRPFNMRSGHMRRAEDIPLVSEWYKEHCPPSYPVKVRVSYQKLLKCFVLNELHHRPPKAQKKKNLFRSLQATKFFQTTELDWVEAGLQVCRQGYNMLNLLIHRKNLNYLHLDYNFNLKPVKTLTTKERKKSRFGNAFHLCREIFRLTKLVVDANVQFRLGNVDAFQLADGLQYTFSHVGQLTGMYRYKYRLMRQIRMCKDLKHLIYYRFNTGPVGKGPGCGFWAPMWRVWLFFLRGIVPLLERWLGNLLARQFEGRHSKGVAKTVTKQRVESHFDLELRAAVMHDVLDAKPEGIKQNMAKNILRHLSEAWSCWKANIPWKVSSLPVPVENMVLRYVKSKADWWTNVAHYNRERIRRGATVDKTVCRKNLGRLTRLWLKAEQERQHNYLKDGPYVTPEEAVAIYTTTVHWLESRKFSPIPFPPLSYKHDTKLLILALERLKESYSVAVRLNQLQREELGLIEQAYNNPHEALSRIKRHLLTQRAFKEVRIEFMDLYSYLIPVYEIEPHEKITDAYLDQYLWYEGDKRHLFPNWIKPADSEPPPLLVYKWCQGINNLQGIWDTGDGQCVVMLQTKFEKFFEKIDLTMLNRLLRLVLDNNIADYVTAKNNVVLSYKDMSHTNSYGLIRGLQFASFVVQYYGLVLDLLLLGLTRASEIAGPPQMPSEFITYWDTKVETRHPIRLYSRYIDRVHILFCFTHEEARDLIQRYLTEHPDPNNENMVGYNNKKCWPRDARMRLMKHDVNLGRSVFWDMKNRLPRSITTLEWENSFVSVYSKDNPNLLFSMCGFEVRILPKIRMTQEAFSNTRDGIWNLQNEQTKERTAVAFLRVDDEHVKVFENRVRQILMSSGSTTFTKIVNKWNTALIGLMTYFREATVHTQELLDLLVKCENKIQTRIKIGLNSKMPSRFPPVIFYTPKEIGGLGMLSMGHILIPQSDLRYSQQTDVGVTHFRSGMNHEEDQLIPNLYRYIQPWESEFVDSQRVWAEYALKRQEAQAQNRLLTLEDLEDSWDRGIPRINTLFQKDRLTLAYDKGWRVRTDFKQYQVLKQNPFWWTHQRHDGKLWSLNNYRTDVIQALGGVEGILEHTLFKGTYFPTWEGLFWEKASGFEESMKFKKLTNAQRSGLNQIPNRRFTLWWSPTINRANVYVGFQVQLDLTGIFMHGKIPTLKISLIQIFRAHLWQKIHESVVMDLCQVLDQELDVLDIETVQKETIHPRKSYKMNSSCADILLFAAHGWPMSKPSLVVESKDVYDQKGNNKYWIDVQLRWGDYDSHDIERFTRAKFMDYTTDNMSIYPSPTGVMIGLDLAYNLHSAFGNWFPGSKPLLQQAMNKIMKSNPALYVLRERIRKGLQLYSSEPTEPYLSSQNYGEIFSNQIIWFVDDTNVYRATMHKTSEGNHTMKPINGAIFFFNPRTGQLFLKVIHTSVWAGQKRLGQLAKWKTAEEVAALVRSLPVEEQPKQIIVTCKGMLDPLEVHLLDFPNIVIKGSELQLPFQACLKIEKFGDLILKATEPQMVLFNIYDDWLKSISSYTAFSRLILILRALHVNNEKAKMLLKPDKTIVTEPHHIWPSLSDDQWMKVEVALRDLILSDYAKKNNVNTSALTQSEIRDIILGAEITPPSQQRQHIAEIEKQAHEANQVTAVTTKTTNVHGEELIVATTSPYEQAAFGSKTDWRVRAISATNLYLRVNLIYVNSEDIKETGYTYIMPKNILKKFICIADLRTQISGYLYGVSPPDNPQVKEIRCIVMPPQWGTHQQVHLPSALPEHDFLNDLEPLGWMHTQPNELPQLSPQDVTSHAKVLENNKQWDGEKCIVLTCSFTPGSCSLTAYKLTPSGYEWGRINKDTGSNPHGYLPTHYEKVEMLLSDRFVGFYMIPDNGPWNYNFMGVRHTSGMKYGVKLGTPREYYHEDHRPTHFLEFCNMEEGETIAEGDREDTFS